A stretch of the Lactuca sativa cultivar Salinas chromosome 9, Lsat_Salinas_v11, whole genome shotgun sequence genome encodes the following:
- the LOC111901755 gene encoding transcription factor bHLH118: MDLPNTKHNQIIFSLQQSDDLVIHDHPYLISFHQEDHTHDEHLSMVDGMCKTRKRAGCRASSKPTLGSTCGGGDGEDDQTQKKMVHREIERQRRQEMSQLYASLRGLLPIEFVKGNRSVSDHMNQAVHYIKQKEESIKEISTKRDRLKKPFDTNESSMNQLSNTVSVKFCNGGVEILINSCSIEEGFALSQVLDAVMEEGLNIVSCSSTKVNNRLLHSIRSEVSEKAFIDPLMLQQRLVLVANTQSNFI; encoded by the exons ATGGATTTACCAAATACAAAACAtaatcagataatcttctctttaCAGCAAAGTGACGATTTGGTGATTCATGATCATCCTTATCTGATTTCCTTTCACCAAGAAGATCATACACATGATGAACATCTTTCCATGGTGGATGGTATGTGTAAAACCAGGAAAAGGGCTGGATGCCGAGCATCCAGTAAGCCTACTTTAGGTTCTACTTGTGGGGGAGGAGATGGTGAAGATGACCAAACACAGAAGAAAATGGTTCACAGAGAGATCGAAAGGCAGCGGAGGCAAGAAATGAGCCAGCTTTATGCTTCACTTAGAGGTTTACTTCCTATTGAATTCGTAAAG GGAAACCGTTCGGTGTCAGATCATATGAACCAAGCAGTGCATTACATCAAACAAAAGGAGGAAAGCATTAAGGAAATCAGTACGAAGAGAGATCGACTCAAGAAACCTTTTGACACTAATGAAAGCTCGATGAATCAGTTATCTAATACAGTCTCAGTCAAGTTCTGCAATGGGGGAGTCGAAATTTTGATCAACAGTTGCTCAATAGAAGAAGGGTTtgccctttcacaagtactagaTGCAGTTATGGAAGAAGGTCTTAACATAGTAAGCTGTAGCTCTACCAAAGTAAACAATCGGCTACTTCACTCTATCCGATCTGAG GTAAGTGAGAAGGCATTCATTGATCCATTAATGTTGCAACAAAGACTAGTGTTGGTAGCCAAT